The Toxorhynchites rutilus septentrionalis strain SRP chromosome 3, ASM2978413v1, whole genome shotgun sequence genome includes a region encoding these proteins:
- the LOC129780196 gene encoding uncharacterized protein LOC129780196, translating to MSNHNYTNPAFCQQSELQPSAFYQSASRSTFNSPAKIHRSELTRSFNRISSSITRQNSFACHGPERANNRVLPPTAGSGIADQYVSHTSVAGARYASISSALDTSISSKKSSGRYALVPVEEIAANDKGRYAILPIEHNAISVPSARIVKSQEHLDRYSSISNLDDEPANLSDQFCSLPPLSSPIPPVTQNRLKNAFSSDFGSKSFILYDQKSNQRYEVVPTEEDEELVDPNHEIIQMHNGRAHRYAVIPTEDDETCLDEEQSIKNDPQSPCQKVATRENINRSQPSIIPQRTPSTRTVSTPKKNPLATQMLHELLSTPKREEFTPKNSPIRHDINPKIVSSTPKRNEFKPQKLQYDYQMQQSSYPTQRTTRAEHSTQKQKQLLEAAARTTAVITPRLNVVNGTSVYGETTSSDHMSKSWQNTSFQKIAHASATIGSVSLMLILCGFMNSGLSLYFTSKVGREYYLDLAIFAGFAAIALGILGFKSRHCDWLPNRNYISGYILVTVFSLLNCCAQLALMTLHPFPGSPLHDVTTGIILGLSSLTILLISLGIVTSRLCRAPPPDNRVDVC from the exons ATGTCGAACCATAACTACACAAATCCCGCTTTTTGCCAGCAAAGTGAGCTCCAGCCTTCCGCATTCTACCAAAGTGCTTCGAGGAGTACATTCAATTCGCCGGCGAAGATCCACAGGAGTGAATTAACGCGTTCCTTCAATCGCATTAGTTCATCAATTACACGCCAGAATAGCTTCGCATGCCATGGGCCGGAAAGAGCCAACAACCGTGTTCTACCTCCGACTGCTGGATCTGGCATAGCGGATCAATATGTTAGCCATACATCCGTCGCTGGTGCACGTTATGCGTCAATATCTTCAGCACTGGACACATCTATTAGCAGTAAAAAGTCAAGTGGGCGTTATGCATTGGTTCCGGTTGAAGAAATAGCTGCGAATGATAAAGGTCGTTACGCAATTTTACCAATCGAGCATAACGCAATCAGCGTTCCTTCAGCTAGAATCGTCAAAAGTCAGGAACATTTAGACCGTTACTCGAGTATCTCCAATTTGGATGATGAGCCCGCGAATTTGTCTGATCAATTCTGCAGTTTACCTCCATTATCTTCACCCATACCACCAGTTACGCAGAACCGActcaaaaatgcgttttcatCAGACTTTGGGAGCAAATCTTTCATCCTGTACGATCAGAAAAGTAACCAACGATATGAAGTCGTCCCTACCGAAGAGGATGAGGAATTAGTAGATCCAAACCACGAAATTATACAAATGCATAATGGTAGAGCGCATCGTTATGCGGTAATTCCCACAGAGGATGATGAAACTTGTCTGGACGAAGAACAATCTATCAAAAATGATCCTCAATCACCTTGTCAGAAAGTCGCGACACGTGAGAATATCAATAGATCACAGCCAAGTATTATACCCCAGAGGACACCAAGCACTCGAACGGTATCAACGCCAAAGAAAAATCCACTTGCGACACAAATGCTGCATGAATTACTCAGCACGCCAAAACGAGAAGAATTCACGCCAAAAAATTCGCCAATTCGACATGATATCAATCCGAAAATTGTTTCCAGCACACCAAAGAGAAATGAATTCAAACCACAAAAACTGCAGTACGACTACCAGATGCAGCAGTCAAGCTACCCTACTCAACGGACGACACGCGCTGAACACAGCACTCAAAAGCAAAAACAATTATTGGAAGCAGCTGCAAGAACGACAGCTGTTATTACGCCTCGTCTGAACGTGGTTAATGGCACTAGCGTTTACGGTGAAACGACATCGTCGGATCATATGAGCAAGTCATGGCAAAATACgagctttcaaaaaattgcgCATGCCTCCGCCACTATTGGATCCGTGTCGCTTATGCTGATCCTTTGTGGTTTTATGAATTCCGGGTTAAGTCTGTACTTTACCTCTAAAGTGGGAAGAGAGTATTACCTGGATTTAGCTATATTTGCTGGCTTTGCCGCGATTGCGCTCGGAATTCTAGGCTTTAAATCTCGGCACTGTGATTGGCTACCGAATCGGAATTATATTTCAG GTTACATCTTGGTGACTGTGTTCTCGTTGCTGAATTGCTGTGCCCAGCTCGCATTAATGACGCTGCATCCGTTTCCGGGAAGTCCATTACACGACGTAACAACAGGCATCATACTAGGACTATCGTCGCTAACTATATTATTGATAAGTTTGGGCATTGTTACTTCGCGATTGTGTCGTGCTCCTCCTCCTGACAATCGGGTGGATGTGTGCTAA